In the genome of Primulina eburnea isolate SZY01 chromosome 13, ASM2296580v1, whole genome shotgun sequence, the window CGGATAAAGtgggataaaataatatatccCACTTTATCATTCGAACCAAACGCTCCCTTTATCTTTTGTTGAATCTATTAATATCATGAATCCCGTCTGAAATAGGTGTCTTACAACATTCGACGTTGCATGTCTCACTCAAGTAATGGTAGATGTGAGGACTATTTGGATGGATCTTCATAATATCAGAGTATTATTTGGAttgaatgatttgaaatttatgaGAGTcagatattttttatttatttatatttattgaaaaCATATGTATATATTGAAGCCCATTTGTCGGGTATTGGAAAAAAAATGttcgaaaaaataataataaagaaacACATTGCAAGGGATTGTGGATGTGATAGACTTCAAAACCTAGGAGTTGGATGACAAAGAGAAACTTGAATCAAATTGGGTTGACCAGACTTGTCCCGCGGATTTTGTGTCTATCACGTGACTCTCTCCCAGCTGGCCACGATGTTGTGCTCAACTTCTCACGTGACATTAAATTGTTTATTGTAGATTAACCTAAATTGAGTCGGTaattatttcatgaaataaaatatagAAGATTCCTGTGACCAAAGCCAAGTTTCGCCTGTTTTTGCGGCGCATTGGATCTGGTTTCAGACTAGGTTTTTTTGTGAGACCATCTAACTaatttttatctatgaaacgTCTCAagtttatcgatattcacaataaaaagtaatattcttaacataaaaaataattttttttccatagatgacccaaataaaaaatcagtctcacaaaatacgactcgtgagaccgtctcacaaagtTTTTGCCCTGGTTTCAAATCAGGAGGCATGGATATATAAAGTCCTATTTTTTTACCATcgtgaaattttaaaatgatatctATCAGACAAGAAGTAGCAAGATCATTTAAAAAGGCCAACCACGATCTGCAAAGCCTTACGTCCGTTTTTACTAGTAATAACATGTGTAATGACTGATTAATATAATcgttcattcatatataatttcttattttagcACAAAATTAATAAACTAATTGCGCATTAATCCCAATCAATTTATAATCGTGCCCTCGAATTATTCTTTTCCCAACTATTCTTGTCAAATTGGGAGATTCCAATTTTCACGGTTATATTTGTATTGTACTTAATTACAGACTAGCAATAACTAAAACCTACTTCCATGATTTATTTTGTACTACAACCTTTTTATTGCATGATATTGTCGTAACAGTATGCTTGGGTGGTAGGGTCAAATGGATATTTCAAATTCGAAACGTCCATTTCCTCACAATTAGGCTGTTTTCCCTCCAATCATTTCAATATTCTTATTATTTCAATCTATCATTTTTGTTGTTTTCAGAAGCTGgcaaattttaaacattttcCTGAGacatataaaattatatatcgtGATTTTTcgtcttttaaaaatttaatttgttttattCAATCAAATTTACGTGATAATTTAGATATTATTTTTCGATCGAATAATCGCCGTGCACACTTTCAAATACATCATACATTTAAATGGGGCAAACTGCGAATGTCAAATCACATCAACATATAATAAATACCCGTATGGTATAGATTTTGTAATTATGTAATATTAATACAGattgtaaatttaaaaataacaataTCATGTAAACAGtagtaaaaatataaaatcaaatttaataaagGATAATCTTACGTATGAAGGAAAATATAATACCATAACGAGCAAATACTATACTTCACTCGACATggaagaaaataaaattcactAATAAGACAATATTACAGTCAGATTAACTATATGAATAGGTCTTTTGTTAGACTGTCCGGTCAATCCTATCGAAACAGtgtcttagcataaaaaataatatttttttattgataacctaaataagatatctgtatccgtgagatcgtttcacgaCCCGATTAGACTATATAACATTGAAAACAAGAAACACGCAGCAGCCATTCGTACGTAGACATCGAATAAATCAACTCAGTAGTTCAAACCATGTTTATTTAGCTTTCTCTTCAATTGTgcataatattattaattttatacaTTAAAAGGaaataataaattgaataaaAGGAAGATATGGATTacattattatttatcaatcatGCATGATATTTTTAGGTAAAGAAAATCAAATTCGCTCGACCATTTGTACACACATGTACTTACACGTATATCCTCCTCGACTCCTCCTACTATCTCCTCACAGGAAATAATTTCAGTCAATCAAACATTTAATGTTTTTGAATGCATCTTTCACTATTATAAGAAGAtcccatttatttaattattaggcaCTTGAATATTtcgttatttaattaaattcaagcCATCCCATGTTTCCACATTCATGTTTCTTGGCGAAGATGCTCTCACTCTGTAATTTTTGTTTCTGAATCTTGACTATATAATTACATAATTCTCGATGAACTCAGAGTTTACATCGCCCTTCAGTATTTTCGCGTGCATTGCATAAACACATATTTTGTGGTTCTTTTTTAGGTGGTTGGTTATTTTTTCGTTATGTTGAGATGGGCTTTCTTGAATTTGTACGCTTAATGTGAAAGTTTAAAGCTTTATGCATAGCTGCTAGTTGGGAACCCAAGTGCGGTTTCATTCAGAGTTCGACGAGTTGCAGTGAGATTTTTTGAACCCCGCGGAGGTTTTGCTTCTTGTTATGGGATTTGGATACTAATTTTGGGTTGGGGGATTTTGTTCCTCGGTTTTCTGGGTATTTTTGGAAGATTTCAAAGGGGTGCATTTGTTTGGGTTGAGTTTTGTGATTCATTTGATCGTTTAGAAGGGTTTTCTCTGGGTTTTTCACAGAGATCTTGGTACGACTAAAAGTTATGTGGGAAAATGCTCAATGTTATATTAGTGGGAAGTCTTGGTTGGTAAAGGCATATCTGTGAATCTGTGGCTTATTTGGGAAGTTTAAGGTCCAGGGGTTTTAGAGAATCACAGGTAGTTTATTGAAGGCAAGAGCAGAAAACTTGGATCTTTGGCGATAATTTTGCTTCGTTAGCTGGCAAAATTCTCACAAGAAAGGTGTTGAAGATAGCTTGTACCATTTGGTGTTATTATCATTCCAGAGGTTAATTAGAACTTTGGTTAATTGGTATCATAGCTTCTGCAATTTGAAGAATGGGGCATTCCGCAGCAGTTTGGGACCATAGAGTGGCATTTGAATTGACGAAGGACTGGAATGGGATTGACCAAGTTGTGCTTCGGAATCCTCAAGGAGCATCCGCTCGAGTAAGTTTTTGTGCCTCTTGTTCGTTGATACAATGTTTTATTGCGTTTGAAAATCTATGACATTGTATAACCTAAAGTTGATTCAATTGATTTTAACTTCAATCTGTTTGCATCACCTATTTTCTTGAACTTGTAGTTACCTCTGTAATCGTGTGAAAATTCAGGTCAGTCTGCACGGAGGACAAGTGCTGTCGTGGAGGAACAATCGAGGTGAAGAACTTCTATTCACCACTAGTAAGGTGAGGTTTCTTTCATAATATAGACCAACGTTTTTAATGCAATAAATATTTTCTAATATCCAAACCATGCAAAAAATGAAGATTTTTGGGAAAACCTTATCTAGCAAGCCCGGCAGTTAATATATTAACAAATGGCTTTAAAGAAGAGAGGTGAAATagattattatatatatgtatcgaTGGTTTGCCGTAGTTGGATTTTAGTGTTGTCAATAACATCATCCCACTTGTTGGCTTTTGAAAATTATGCAGGCCCTCTTTAAGTCTCCCAAAGCGATGCGAGGAGGAATCTCTGTTTGCTTTCCCCAGGTACAACATTGAACttaatgtatttattttgtataatttaAAGACCGTGTGATACGATTTGATATATGTATCATGAAAATGCTGTAGTTTGGAAACTGCGGTTCTCTTGAGCAGCATGGATTTGCGAGAAACAAAATTTGGACAATTGAAGATGATCCTCCTCCTTTGCTCCCAAAAGACTCTCTCGGTAAATCCTTTGTCGATTTACTGCTAATACCAGCTGAAGAAGATCTGAAATACTGGCCTCATAGGTAAATTTTATAGGTTGCCGTGGCGTATTAGAAACCTTTATAATTTGATCCGGGATTGTGATTGATTGTAAAGTAAGTGGACAATAATTTAACTTAGATAACACCATAAAAACTTTGCCTGGTGAGTTCATGTTTGATATGTGATTACGGTAGCAGGGGGATATTTCCTATCTAAAGATATCGATATCTTTTTGACCAGTTTCCAGTTTCGTCTTCGAGTGTCTCTGGCATCAAATGGAAACTTGATACTGATATCTCGCATCAGGAACTTGAACGGGAAACCTTTCAGCTACTCTTTTGCCTATCACACCTATTTTTCTGTTTCAGACATAAGGTAAATCAGTCCTTTATATTTCCCATTTGTTATAAATATTCCATGAAGATGCATCGTATGATATCTGTTCCAATTCATCATCACATTTGCAAACATTAATTTATGGGCTGCGTTTGAAATTGATAATGATTCTGTAAAAAATCTGCTAGGCATTATTATATGATATTCTTGTATGATCCGTACACAGTGAAGTGAGGATAGAAGGTTTGGAAACTCTAGACTACTTAGACAATCTTTGTCAAAGAGAACGATTTACAGAACAAGGCGACGCAATTACATTTGAATCTGAGGTACCATTCACCCTTCATAAGTTCCGATGCCTCTATCATTGCACATATACATTGCACAAACAGATCTTTGAGAATATTTTTCTGGCATTCAGGTAGATCGGGTTTATCTCAGCTCTCAACAATGTGTCGCTGTTCTCGATCATGAGAGGAAAAGAACGTATATAATGAGAAAGGCAGGGCTACCAGATGTTGGTAAGAAACAATATGTCTGTACACGTTGATGAATTTGTCATGCTGATAGctattttcttcatttttgaGCGTCAAATGGATAAAGAATAAAATTTTCGTACATGACAATTATCCTTTTCTTGAATCCTTAAAAACTAACCTCTCCCCAAACTATGTTATTTTTCGTGTAGCCGTGTGGAATCCATGGGAGAAGAAATCGAAAGCAATGCCAGATTTTGGCGACGAAGAATACAGGCAGATGATTTGCGTAAATGGAGCATCAGTCGAAAAGAACATCACTTTGAAGCCAGGAGAAGAATGGACAGGGCGGGTTGAGCTAGCAGCTGTACCATCGAGCTTTTGCAGTGATAACCTTGATCCCGGTCTCTGTTTTTTCTGACGACCCATGTAGAttcaaaacaataaaaaatCTAGTACATTATAGCGTCAATGCTCAGGCCTAGTGAGCACATTCGCCTATAGAATGGAAGTTTCTGGTGTTCCGGGGGTGGTTCTGTTTGAGAATCTTGGAATTCATGAATCGTCAAAAGGgctttcaatttttttcttttctttgtttttttcgCCAAACTTTTGGTTTGTGCTTCTATATCTTCGTCTCCTCGCTCGATGCTTTGCCTAGTACGGTTGTGTGTTCGATCTTGAAATACCAGCAATTTCCAGGCCTCACTGTGCAGTTCTTTATGTGATTACTTTATTGTCCTGAGTTTCAAGTTGCCTTGTTCGATTGTTAATCTCTTCTATTTTATTGATGCGAGCGAGGGTCATACCTTTTACGAGGCCAAGAGAAGCCACCGTATCAGGGTCCCGGTCCTTAAGGAGTCCAACGAATATATTTTAAGTTAATGACTtgctgaaataattttttttttgttcaataTTAAACAAATGAAGAGTAATctgattattttttatttataattgatcaaactcgatttttaatatcaaatttggtttgaacaatttaaataatattaagaGAATTTAGGACATTTGTTGATTTTGGAGAAGTTGACAAgttattctttaattattttgatGAAGTATTGTATAGAATTTCGACAATTTTTTTAAGATTCTATAGTATTTGACTAAACTAAATGATTTATTGTTAAATACTTATATAAGATTTTGTTAACTATTCTAGTTACAGTTCcataagtaaattttttttattgaaattgAAGTTAATAAACATTTATCTTCGATAAATAATGTCACAAAATAGACTAAATGAGTTAGCTATATTGTTAATTAACCAAAAAGGTATCCGAAACCTGGATTAtacaaatttgatatatatttttttctctaAAATAGATAGAAAAGTATTAtttatgtaattattttaaatatttattgacttgtttttttatataatatatattgtttCTTGTGTATTTATTGTATTTATTATTTGCTAACTGAATTTTAACATTATTTATAACAACAAAATAActcatttttaatttttttcattcaaGCTCCATCGAACGTATGTATAACTCTAATACCAGCCAACTGCCAAATTATATTTACTGATTCTTGAGTTTACGTGTAGTCAATATGTAATGACACGAGCCACGCTCTTACCGTGGCATAATCTTCTCTACACCGTGAGAAAAATTGGTGGGTGGGGGGTGGGGTTGGAGAGAAATTAAAGGATAAACATAAACGAAAAAtgattgtaataaaaaaaacaagttaATGATAGGACACCGAACGAAAAAAAAAAGGCAAGGACGAAAAGTGACGCAGTCCATAGTATAACGGATTGAGTAAATAAGATGAACAGTTGCAAGAATAATGACATCCCAATTAAGGTTTTTAATTAATGCGGTGACTCATTTcttacaggtgcatcgcatcaACATATACGATGTAGGTGCATATCAAATCGTGAATTGATTGGAAAAATATAGCCTATTTAGTGCATTGAATAttacgatatatatatatcaagaaaaTGATTAGTGATGGCAAagatataaaattaaatttaggcagtctttcttttaatttataagcaaaaaattattaaaattctaTTGCGTGATACATCAATATACGTGTTCCAGGTTAAAACTAGAATCTATATTTAATACTAGAAAAATAGTAGTAAATATTTGTTTAACAACACGTGTTGTAAAATATATTCGCAGTCATTGATTCAATGTTTCGGAAGGTAGAGATCATCTGCGATATTGTTCGTTTTTTAATCAGGGGAAATCGTTGGCATGGATacatcaaataaataatacatgACAAGATAGACGTTGATGGAGAAAATCGAACTAAAGACTATCTATTCACTCGGTCCGTAAGGCTGAATGCCCAGATTCTTTGTAatattattatatgttgtttCGAGGAAATTCTAAATTCTTTATTACAATTTACAATGTAGTGTAATAATTTGGAAGGAAAACTGGAAAAGGTTCCActgtaaaaataatataagcaTTTATTCAGCTTAAAGTCGTCTGTTAGCGTCAGGAATCTGGAGGGCCagaagaaaataaaagaaaactttGCCAAGCATTCAACATTCTCTTTTTATCGACACGCCTTCATACATTTGCAATCCTCTTGTTATCTTTCTTTTCTGTTTCGGgcttttgttttttcttttggTGAAAGTATCCAACAGATCGATTATTTTTGTAGCTTGATGGCTTCGAAACGGATCTTGAAGGAGCTCAAGGATTTGCAGAAGGATCCTCCTACTTCCTG includes:
- the LOC140809563 gene encoding putative glucose-6-phosphate 1-epimerase yields the protein MGHSAAVWDHRVAFELTKDWNGIDQVVLRNPQGASARVSLHGGQVLSWRNNRGEELLFTTSKALFKSPKAMRGGISVCFPQFGNCGSLEQHGFARNKIWTIEDDPPPLLPKDSLGKSFVDLLLIPAEEDLKYWPHSFQFRLRVSLASNGNLILISRIRNLNGKPFSYSFAYHTYFSVSDISEVRIEGLETLDYLDNLCQRERFTEQGDAITFESEVDRVYLSSQQCVAVLDHERKRTYIMRKAGLPDVAVWNPWEKKSKAMPDFGDEEYRQMICVNGASVEKNITLKPGEEWTGRVELAAVPSSFCSDNLDPGLCFF